In the Silene latifolia isolate original U9 population chromosome 1, ASM4854445v1, whole genome shotgun sequence genome, ATTGAAAAATATCTAGAGACCTCATTTTCTTCTGAGACTGAGAGTATATATCGACAATGAAACGGGTGTGATCTGTGTCAGCTTTCACATTGGCGATACATCTTGCCTGTGATGATCGCATCTTGCCTGTATGATATTAATGAATAAAGATTTGGGGAAATCTTGAATGATGAAATTGAATTAATCGTGAAGATAaagtaatgaaataaaaataagggttttggagattatagTTACCTGGTAGATCTGGAAGGTGTCACAAACACAATAAATCTAAATATTCTCTACAATTcgactgatttttttttttttttgaggggatCAATTCGACTGAATATTGTATCAGCATATATCCACATTGGGTCAGTCACCCTCTACCAGCGCCTCGACCACCAGACAGTGCAAAAAATCATCCCGACAACCTACAAATATTTTCCCGGCAACCATGACTGGTGATGAGAATATGTCTCCTTTAAGATCAATTTCTGCAAATTTCTGAACCACTTCCTTTGGCCTATCACCCTCAATAGTAATGCAACTAATCAGTAGCACCAAAATCCTTCCGGAACTAGAACAGATGCAAGCAAACCTTTGTGAGGGAGAAAATGGATCAGAAACTAGCTTGATATGGTCATCTACATACCCTGAAGATGTAATCGGATCTCCGACATAATATTCCCATAAAAGACACCCATTTTCTGAATCAAACGAGTATACATTTCCATTTCTTGAACATACAAGTGCCTGAGAACCAATTGCCATCGATATACATGGCCCGGCAAAGATTGGACCATCTGTATTAGACCTCCAGATAATTGATCCTTCTAGATTCACAGAAATAACATCTCCACTGACTAAGCAACATATAACATTGCCATTAGAACTGATGGAAAGAGAGCCAAATATCGGAGCTTTAACCTCTAGCAACCACAGTAAAGAAAAAAGTGAACCCTTCAACGATATAGCTATCAAACGTCCATTAGTAGTGCCTGCATAAAGTATTTCACGTGTCTCATCGATTGCAGGGGAGCCAAATATACTTCCACCACAAGGAAACTCGTAGACGCAGCAATGGTTTCTATAGTCAAGACCATATAGATTATGATCGTGCGAGCCACACCATATCAGGTGCCTGCATTTATCTACAGTAGCCTGTGACTTCACTTCACCACCTGTTTGGAAAGTCCAGTTTATAGTTCCCTTCAAAAGATCGATAAAATACAACTTTCCTTGGTAGCATCCAAAGATGACCTGAGAAAAGTCCCCATCGACCACGGCTGAACTCTCAATTCGGCCCTCTAGTTTCATTTCCCATCGTACAAGGCCGTTTCTAGCGTCAACACAAACAAACTTATGTGAATGAGATCCTATGAATACTAGTATTTCTTTTTTATTGAAAACAACTAAGGGTGATGCATCAACACAAGAGTCCATAGGAACTCTCCATATTTCCCTCAGGCTACCTTCTATGTCTCTTAGAAGTTTGACTTTGAGGGTCTCAGACAAATTGTCTGACTCAATGCTTGTTTTGTGCATCACTTTATTGCAACGGCTGTATGAACATTCAGCTAACTCTGAGAAGGATCCCCAAGGAGAGAAACTAATCGATTTTACAGCCTTTGTTTTTGAGTATCTACCCGTATCCACCTTAAGGTGCTTAGAACTACCATGCTCATCACTGTGAGCCAAGACTGTTTGACTGTATTTTCTTGACCTACCAAAATCTAAAGTACTACATTCAGAAGGTTGCAGCAAATCCTCCTTTTGAGCGTTGGGCAATTTTTCCCACATTATTTGATAGCCGGCCTCAATTGTTCCTCCTTTCTGAGTAACAGCCTTTTGGAGCCGTGAAGGACTCGGGAACATATATAACAATCTCATGTCAACTCCTAATTTATGAGCAACATGAGCCGCTAGGATTGAATCGCCACCGAATGCGAAGAAATCATCATCATCGCCAACTTCAGCAACCCCTAGTGCTTTACAAAAGCTTTCTTTTATATATTCTAGGGTTTTGCTGCATTCAGTATGACACTCTTGAGGATTATAAACCCGGGAAAAAGAGCTGGGCAGTAATGTATAGTCAACCTTCCCGGAAGAAGACATAGGAATTGCCTCGACACATACAATTTCTCTGGGAATCATTGCTGATGTAAATCTTTCTATCATCCAACTTTTAATTGATCTCAAAACTTCAGATGATTGGCTGGAGTCTTTCAATACTAGAGCAGCTCCAAGAAAGGCATGCTCTTCTTGCTTATCCAAGAAAACTACAGCTACATCAGCAATTTTTGGATGTCCCCTTAACGTGTCCTCAACCTCCTCAAGAGCAATACGTTGGCCACTGACCTTTATGGTCCGGTCTTTCCTTCCAATAAAATACAAGTCACCACCTTGGAGTCGTCTTGCAAAATCACCTGTTCTATAGTACAGTTCACGACTTAAACGACCATCACTCGAATCCGTATCTTGTTTTAGTTGGATGTAATCCAACGGCATGATATCACCCTCAGAATAATAGCCACTAGAAACACAAACACCAGCAACACATAGCTCTCCCTCCTCCTGCTTCTCATTATCATAGACAATCCCAACATCACAATTAAAGATAGGCTTACCAATGGGAACACTGCTCAGAGTCTCCAATTCAAGTAATGATGGTAAGCGTTTGCAGTCAAAGTAAGTACAATCTCCGGCAACCTCAGTGCTTCCATAAATATTCAAGATAGAAGTGCGACGCAATATTCTAGAAAGTATGCTCCACAATGAGATAGGAAACACTTCACCACTCAACACCAACATTTTCAAAGAAGACTCAATGCCCTTAGAACACTGCTCCTCTAAAGAAGGAAGAATCGCCCTAATCAAAGATGGTACTGCAGTCAGTCTAGTGATAGAGTACTCACTTATGACATCAACGAGTCCGAACATATTTTTCTTTAACTCGTCAAATTGAGGAATAACCAAAGTACACCCTGCCATCATAGGAGCTAGAAATTCTTGAAGATGGTCAATAAAGCTTATCGACGTCTTGAATAACAAAACATCATCATTTTTGTTCAATGGATAGAGTTCTTGCATCCACAAAAACCGATTTAAAAGCCCTTCTTCTCTCCCACATACACCTTTGGGCTTACCCATTGACCCTGATGTGTACATTAAATAACTAAACTTCATGGAATCGCTATTTTCGCAAGGCCAAACTAAATCTAAATTCCCACATTTCTGATCAAAAATTTCATCAATATTACTAATGCATAAAACAGGACAGTTGCAACAATCTAGCAGCCAACGCGATGACTTATTAATCAAATGGGCACTGTTATTTTGGTCAGAGTTGAAACACCCAAGAATTAAATCAACA is a window encoding:
- the LOC141604215 gene encoding putative acyl-activating enzyme 19, with protein sequence MTKQPSCPSRCCISHEFQHAASINPTKIAIINCTPKLEKTLDDDDDKSNITNSKENFLTFSQILPAVDFFTFKLCNIFNGGYDPSLIKPTSGNHFTNKSGVFATKLIGVYMLPSVEYVISVLSILRCAAAFLPLDPFWPKNRILNVISSSNVDLILGCFNSDQNNSAHLINKSSRWLLDCCNCPVLCISNIDEIFDQKCGNLDLVWPCENSDSMKFSYLMYTSGSMGKPKGVCGREEGLLNRFLWMQELYPLNKNDDVLLFKTSISFIDHLQEFLAPMMAGCTLVIPQFDELKKNMFGLVDVISEYSITRLTAVPSLIRAILPSLEEQCSKGIESSLKMLVLSGEVFPISLWSILSRILRRTSILNIYGSTEVAGDCTYFDCKRLPSLLELETLSSVPIGKPIFNCDVGIVYDNEKQEEGELCVAGVCVSSGYYSEGDIMPLDYIQLKQDTDSSDGRLSRELYYRTGDFARRLQGGDLYFIGRKDRTIKVSGQRIALEEVEDTLRGHPKIADVAVVFLDKQEEHAFLGAALVLKDSSQSSEVLRSIKSWMIERFTSAMIPREIVCVEAIPMSSSGKVDYTLLPSSFSRVYNPQECHTECSKTLEYIKESFCKALGVAEVGDDDDFFAFGGDSILAAHVAHKLGVDMRLLYMFPSPSRLQKAVTQKGGTIEAGYQIMWEKLPNAQKEDLLQPSECSTLDFGRSRKYSQTVLAHSDEHGSSKHLKVDTGRYSKTKAVKSISFSPWGSFSELAECSYSRCNKVMHKTSIESDNLSETLKVKLLRDIEGSLREIWRVPMDSCVDASPLVVFNKKEILVFIGSHSHKFVCVDARNGLVRWEMKLEGRIESSAVVDGDFSQVIFGCYQGKLYFIDLLKGTINWTFQTGGEVKSQATVDKCRHLIWCGSHDHNLYGLDYRNHCCVYEFPCGGSIFGSPAIDETREILYAGTTNGRLIAISLKGSLFSLLWLLEVKAPIFGSLSISSNGNVICCLVSGDVISVNLEGSIIWRSNTDGPIFAGPCISMAIGSQALVCSRNGNVYSFDSENGCLLWEYYVGDPITSSGYVDDHIKLVSDPFSPSQRFACICSSSGRILVLLISCITIEGDRPKEVVQKFAEIDLKGDIFSSPVMVAGKIFVGCRDDFLHCLVVEALVEGD